Proteins from a genomic interval of Poecile atricapillus isolate bPoeAtr1 chromosome 1, bPoeAtr1.hap1, whole genome shotgun sequence:
- the CXADR gene encoding coxsackievirus and adenovirus receptor isoform X1, whose product MEPPPPLPLGVSLVLLCSAGLTRSLTITSADQSIFEKAQGEKVTLPCTFELSEEDKGPLDIEWVLIPADNQKGEQIIIMYTVDRTYDHYYADMTGRMQFTSLDPKSGDGSLDILNLKAADTGTYQCKVKKAPGVQSKKIQLTVLVKPARTKCSIQGSQEIGKDVTLKCVSQEGSPLLSYDWRRVSGTQNLPATSVLNKNTGELLLKNASREYSGTYNCVASNRVGTDECSVELNVTPPVNTAGIITGAIIGTLLGLFVLSSVIFCFCKKHREKKYEKEVHHDIREDVPPPKSRSSTARSYIGSNRSSLGSMSPSNMEGYTKTPYSQVPSEDFERAPAQNPAFAPSKVAAPNLSRMGAVPVMIPAQSKDGSIV is encoded by the exons atggagccgccgccgccgctgccgctcGGGGTGTCGCTCGTGCTGCTCTGCTCCGCAG gtCTGACAAGAAGCCTAACTATAACTTCAGCTGACCAGTCAATCTTTGAAAAAGCACAAGGAGAGAAAGTTACGTTGCCATGTACTTTTGAACTCTCAGAAGAAGATAAAGGCCCACTAGATATTGAGTGGGTATTGATACCAGCAGATAATCAAAAGGGGGAACAAATA ATAATAATGTATACTGTAGACAGGACTTACGATCATTATTATGCCGATATGACTGGGCGAATGCAGTTTACTAGTCTTGATCCCAAATCTGGTGATGGTTCATTGGATATCCTGAATTTAAAGGCAGCAGACACTGGCACATATCAGTGCAAAGTGAAGAAGGCTCCTGGagttcaaagcaaaaaaatacagTTGACTGTACTTG TAAAGCCAGCACGGACTAAATGTTCCATTCAAGGATCACAGGAGATCGGAAAAGACGTTACCTTGAAATGTGTGTCACAAGAAGGATCCCCACTTTTGTCTTATGACTGGAGGAGAGTATCTGGCACACAGAATCTTCCTGCCACTTCTGTGCTGA ATAAAAATACAGGGGAACTTCTTCTGAAAAACGCCTCTCGAGAGTATTCTGGTACATACAACTGTGTGGCCTCAAACAGAGTTGGCACGGATGAATGTTCTGTTGAGCTGAATGTCACCCCTC CCGTAAATACAGCCGGTATAATTACTGGAGCTATTATAGGAACTCTGCTGGGTCTCTTCGTACTGTCTTCTGTCATCTTCTGTTTCTGTAAGAAGCATAGAGAGAAGAAATATGAGAAAGAAGTACATCATGATATCAG aGAAGATGTTCCACCTCCAAAAAGTCGCAGTTCTACAGCTCGCAGCTACATTGGCAGCAATCGTTCTTCCCTGGGCTCAATGTCTCCCTCCAACATGGAAGGATATACCAAAACTCCATACAGTCAAGTTCCAAGTGAAGACTTCGAACGTGCTCCTGCTCAAAACCCAGCCTTTGCACCTTCAAAGGTAGCTGCACCTAATTTAAGTAGAATGGGAGCTGTTCCTGTGATGATTCCAGCACAAAGCAAAGATGGGTCGAtagtataa
- the CXADR gene encoding coxsackievirus and adenovirus receptor isoform X2 — translation MEPPPPLPLGVSLVLLCSAGLTRSLTITSADQSIFEKAQGEKVTLPCTFELSEEDKGPLDIEWVLIPADNQKGEQIIIMYTVDRTYDHYYADMTGRMQFTSLDPKSGDGSLDILNLKAADTGTYQCKVKKAPGVQSKKIQLTVLVKPARTKCSIQGSQEIGKDVTLKCVSQEGSPLLSYDWRRVSGTQNLPATSVLNKNTGELLLKNASREYSGTYNCVASNRVGTDECSVELNVTPPVNTAGIITGAIIGTLLGLFVLSSVIFCFCKKHREKKYEKEVHHDIREDVPPPKSRSSTARSYIGSNRSSLGSMSPSNMEGYTKTPYSQVPSEDFERAPAQNPAFAPSKYDIAHKIGDITVV, via the exons atggagccgccgccgccgctgccgctcGGGGTGTCGCTCGTGCTGCTCTGCTCCGCAG gtCTGACAAGAAGCCTAACTATAACTTCAGCTGACCAGTCAATCTTTGAAAAAGCACAAGGAGAGAAAGTTACGTTGCCATGTACTTTTGAACTCTCAGAAGAAGATAAAGGCCCACTAGATATTGAGTGGGTATTGATACCAGCAGATAATCAAAAGGGGGAACAAATA ATAATAATGTATACTGTAGACAGGACTTACGATCATTATTATGCCGATATGACTGGGCGAATGCAGTTTACTAGTCTTGATCCCAAATCTGGTGATGGTTCATTGGATATCCTGAATTTAAAGGCAGCAGACACTGGCACATATCAGTGCAAAGTGAAGAAGGCTCCTGGagttcaaagcaaaaaaatacagTTGACTGTACTTG TAAAGCCAGCACGGACTAAATGTTCCATTCAAGGATCACAGGAGATCGGAAAAGACGTTACCTTGAAATGTGTGTCACAAGAAGGATCCCCACTTTTGTCTTATGACTGGAGGAGAGTATCTGGCACACAGAATCTTCCTGCCACTTCTGTGCTGA ATAAAAATACAGGGGAACTTCTTCTGAAAAACGCCTCTCGAGAGTATTCTGGTACATACAACTGTGTGGCCTCAAACAGAGTTGGCACGGATGAATGTTCTGTTGAGCTGAATGTCACCCCTC CCGTAAATACAGCCGGTATAATTACTGGAGCTATTATAGGAACTCTGCTGGGTCTCTTCGTACTGTCTTCTGTCATCTTCTGTTTCTGTAAGAAGCATAGAGAGAAGAAATATGAGAAAGAAGTACATCATGATATCAG aGAAGATGTTCCACCTCCAAAAAGTCGCAGTTCTACAGCTCGCAGCTACATTGGCAGCAATCGTTCTTCCCTGGGCTCAATGTCTCCCTCCAACATGGAAGGATATACCAAAACTCCATACAGTCAAGTTCCAAGTGAAGACTTCGAACGTGCTCCTGCTCAAAACCCAGCCTTTGCACCTTCAAAG